A single region of the Stenotrophomonas sp. Marseille-Q4652 genome encodes:
- the adhP gene encoding alcohol dehydrogenase AdhP, which yields MNKTMKAAVVREFGKPLTIEEVEVPRPAAGDILVKIEACGVCHTDLHAAEGDWPVKPNPPFIPGHEGVGHVVAVGAGVTHIKEGDRVGIPWLYSACGHCEHCLGGWETLCETQQNTGYSVNGGFAEYALANAGYVGHLPKDIGFVEVAPILCAGVTVYKGLKVTDTKPGNWVVISGIGGLGHMAVQYAKAMGLNVAAVDVDDEKLRLAQRLGATVTVNAKTTDPVAYLKKEIGGAHGALVTAVSPKAFEQAIGMVRRGGTVSLNGLPPGQFPLDIFGMVLNGVTVRGSIVGTRLDLQESLEFAEQGKVAATVASDRLENINDIFARMHAGKIEGRVVIDMAA from the coding sequence ATGAACAAGACCATGAAAGCCGCCGTCGTGCGCGAATTCGGCAAGCCGCTGACGATCGAGGAAGTGGAGGTCCCGCGCCCGGCGGCGGGCGACATCCTGGTCAAGATCGAGGCCTGCGGCGTCTGCCACACCGACCTGCACGCCGCCGAGGGCGACTGGCCGGTGAAGCCGAATCCGCCGTTCATCCCCGGCCACGAAGGCGTGGGCCATGTCGTCGCGGTGGGTGCCGGCGTCACCCACATCAAAGAAGGCGACCGCGTCGGCATCCCGTGGCTGTACTCGGCCTGCGGCCATTGCGAACACTGCCTGGGCGGCTGGGAGACGCTGTGCGAGACGCAGCAGAACACCGGCTACTCGGTCAACGGCGGCTTTGCCGAGTACGCGCTGGCCAATGCCGGCTATGTCGGCCACCTGCCCAAGGACATCGGCTTCGTCGAGGTGGCGCCGATCCTGTGCGCCGGCGTCACCGTCTACAAGGGCCTGAAGGTGACCGACACCAAGCCCGGCAACTGGGTGGTGATCTCCGGCATCGGCGGCCTGGGCCACATGGCGGTGCAGTACGCCAAGGCGATGGGCCTGAACGTGGCCGCGGTCGACGTGGACGACGAAAAGCTGCGCCTGGCGCAGCGCCTGGGCGCCACCGTCACCGTGAACGCGAAGACCACCGACCCGGTGGCCTACCTGAAGAAGGAGATCGGCGGCGCCCACGGCGCGCTGGTCACCGCGGTCTCGCCCAAGGCGTTCGAGCAGGCCATCGGCATGGTCCGCCGCGGCGGCACGGTCTCGCTCAACGGGCTGCCGCCGGGCCAGTTCCCGCTGGACATCTTCGGCATGGTGCTCAACGGCGTGACCGTGCGCGGCTCGATCGTCGGCACCCGCCTGGACCTGCAGGAATCGCTGGAGTTCGCCGAGCAGGGCAAGGTCGCCGCCACCGTCGCCAGCGACCGGCTGGAGAACATCAACGACATCTTCGCGCGCATGCACGCGGGCAAGATCGAGGGCCGCGTCGTCATCGACATGGCCGCCTGA
- the adh gene encoding aldehyde dehydrogenase, which translates to MNAVTSAKPFATDPQSIFKPRYGNYIGGQWVAPRSGRYFENTTPVTGKAFTEVARSNAEDIEAALDAAHAAKDAWGRTSTTERANLLNRIADRIEQNLELIAHAETWDNGKPIRETLNADVPLMADHFRYFAGAVRAQEGSLSEIDHDTVAYHFHEPLGVVGQIIPWNFPLLMAAWKLAPALAAGNCVVLKPAEQTPASILVLMEIIGDLLPAGVLNVVNGFGLEAGKPLASSPRIAKIAFTGETTTGRLIMQYASQNLIPVTLELGGKSPNVFFADVMAEDDDFLDKAIEGFVLFAFNQGEVCTCPSRALIQESIYEKFMEKALARVAAIKQGNPLDPNTMVGAQASGEQLEKILSYIDIGRQEGAEVLIGGGRNALGGELADGFYVQPTVFKGHNRMRIFQEEIFGPVVAVTTFRDEAEALAIANDTLYGLGAGVWSRDANRLYRMGRGIQAGRVWTNCYHAYPAHAAFGGYKQSGIGRENHKMMLDHYQQTKNLLVSYSPKKLGFF; encoded by the coding sequence ATGAACGCCGTCACGTCCGCCAAGCCCTTCGCCACCGATCCGCAGTCCATCTTCAAGCCGCGCTACGGCAACTACATCGGCGGGCAATGGGTGGCGCCGCGCAGCGGCCGGTACTTCGAGAACACCACGCCGGTCACCGGCAAGGCGTTCACCGAGGTGGCCCGCTCCAACGCCGAGGACATCGAGGCCGCGCTGGACGCCGCGCACGCGGCCAAGGACGCCTGGGGCAGGACCAGCACCACCGAGCGCGCCAACCTCCTCAACCGCATCGCCGACCGCATCGAGCAGAACCTGGAACTGATCGCCCATGCCGAGACCTGGGACAACGGCAAGCCGATCCGCGAGACGCTCAACGCCGACGTGCCGCTGATGGCCGACCACTTCCGCTACTTCGCCGGCGCGGTGCGCGCGCAGGAAGGCTCGCTGAGCGAGATCGACCACGACACCGTCGCCTACCACTTCCACGAACCGCTGGGCGTGGTCGGGCAGATCATCCCGTGGAACTTCCCGCTGCTGATGGCCGCCTGGAAGCTGGCGCCGGCGCTGGCCGCCGGCAACTGCGTGGTGCTCAAGCCGGCCGAGCAGACCCCGGCCTCGATCCTGGTGCTGATGGAGATCATCGGCGACCTGCTGCCGGCCGGCGTGCTCAACGTGGTCAACGGCTTCGGCCTGGAAGCCGGCAAGCCGCTGGCCAGCAGCCCGCGCATCGCCAAGATCGCCTTCACCGGCGAGACCACCACCGGCCGGCTGATCATGCAGTACGCCAGCCAGAACCTGATCCCGGTGACGCTGGAGCTGGGTGGCAAGTCGCCCAACGTGTTCTTCGCCGACGTGATGGCCGAGGACGACGACTTCCTGGACAAGGCGATCGAGGGCTTCGTGCTGTTCGCCTTCAACCAGGGCGAGGTCTGCACCTGCCCCTCGCGCGCGCTGATCCAGGAGTCGATCTACGAGAAGTTCATGGAGAAGGCGCTGGCGCGCGTGGCCGCGATCAAGCAGGGCAATCCGCTGGACCCGAACACCATGGTCGGCGCGCAGGCTTCCGGCGAGCAGCTGGAGAAGATCCTGTCCTACATCGACATCGGCCGCCAGGAGGGCGCCGAGGTGCTGATCGGCGGCGGGCGCAACGCGCTGGGCGGCGAGCTGGCCGACGGCTTCTACGTGCAGCCGACCGTGTTCAAGGGCCACAACCGGATGCGCATCTTCCAGGAGGAGATCTTCGGCCCGGTGGTGGCGGTGACCACTTTCAGGGACGAGGCCGAGGCGCTGGCGATCGCCAACGACACCCTCTACGGTCTGGGCGCCGGCGTGTGGAGCCGCGACGCCAACCGCCTGTACCGCATGGGCCGCGGCATCCAGGCCGGGCGGGTGTGGACCAACTGCTACCACGCCTATCCGGCGCATGCCGCGTTCGGCGGCTACAAGCAGTCGGGCATCGGCCGCGAGAACCACAAGATGATGCTCGACCACTACCAGCAGACCAAGAACCTGCTGGTCAGCTACTCGCCGAAGAAGCTCGGCTTCTTCTGA
- a CDS encoding DUF779 domain-containing protein, translated as MTDPPVQVLATDSALALAARLRERHGPLLFHQSGGCCDGSSPMCFAQGEFLVGDRDVHLGDIGGAPFYISAPQFEYWKHTQLIVDVVPGRGGMFSLENGEGVRFLLRSRLFDDAEFARLQAAGRV; from the coding sequence ATGACCGACCCGCCCGTCCAGGTACTGGCCACCGACAGCGCGCTGGCGCTGGCCGCGCGGCTGCGCGAGCGCCACGGCCCGCTGCTGTTCCACCAGTCCGGCGGCTGCTGCGACGGTTCCTCGCCGATGTGCTTCGCCCAGGGCGAGTTCCTCGTCGGCGACCGCGACGTGCACCTGGGCGACATCGGCGGGGCGCCGTTCTACATCAGCGCGCCGCAGTTCGAGTACTGGAAGCACACCCAGCTGATCGTCGACGTGGTGCCGGGCCGCGGCGGCATGTTCTCGCTGGAGAACGGCGAGGGCGTGCGCTTCCTGCTGCGCTCGCGGCTTTTCGACGACGCCGAGTTCGCGCGGCTGCAGGCCGCCGGCAGGGTCTGA
- the eda gene encoding bifunctional 4-hydroxy-2-oxoglutarate aldolase/2-dehydro-3-deoxy-phosphogluconate aldolase, with the protein MSGADPRVRAVLRLAPVIPVFTPENVDDAVQVAQALFRGGLPVIEVTLRTAVAVDAIAAMAEAVPDAVVGAGTVLDGRQMEAVKKAGGRFAVSPGATDRLYAAARDADLPLLPGVATSSELMRGLEHGLDTFKFFPAVQAGGAAMLAAWNGPFGDVRFCPTGGISAQTALQFLHLPNVLCVGGSWLTTRELLQARDWGRIEQLAREAAALAG; encoded by the coding sequence ATGTCAGGCGCTGATCCCAGGGTACGCGCGGTACTGCGGCTGGCACCGGTGATCCCGGTGTTCACCCCGGAGAACGTGGACGATGCGGTGCAGGTGGCGCAGGCGCTGTTCCGCGGCGGCCTGCCGGTGATCGAGGTGACGTTGCGCACGGCGGTGGCGGTGGATGCGATCGCGGCCATGGCCGAGGCCGTGCCCGATGCCGTGGTCGGCGCCGGCACCGTGCTCGATGGCAGGCAGATGGAAGCTGTGAAGAAGGCCGGCGGGCGCTTTGCGGTGTCCCCCGGGGCGACCGACCGGCTCTACGCGGCAGCGCGCGATGCCGACCTGCCGCTGCTGCCCGGCGTGGCCACGTCCTCGGAGCTGATGCGCGGACTGGAGCACGGCCTGGACACGTTCAAGTTCTTCCCGGCGGTACAGGCCGGCGGCGCGGCGATGCTGGCGGCGTGGAACGGGCCGTTCGGCGACGTGCGCTTCTGTCCCACCGGCGGCATCAGCGCGCAGACCGCGCTGCAGTTCCTGCACCTGCCCAACGTGCTGTGCGTCGGCGGTTCCTGGCTGACCACGCGCGAACTGCTGCAGGCCCGCGACTGGGGCCGGATCGAACAGCTGGCGCGGGAAGCGGCGGCGCTGGCCGGCTGA
- a CDS encoding sigma-54-dependent Fis family transcriptional regulator, which yields MASPSLPPPVGRARRSFFERGTAPLGGVPETILQSWCRCRQQGLAADAPPALEPVAGGRLHELRQHHERLWRLARAELDGLSGELAATDSMVLLTDAAGWILDAEGSPGFLDRAGRVALMPGVCWDEATVGTNAIGTAIVEGRSVQVRGGEHYRAPHGILSCSATPIFDPCGTLVGVLDISGDSRVQHLHAPGMARQAVARIEHRYFEQGIEGAELVRLHHDPALLGTVREGLLAFRGGRLVAANRVGLKLFGLERHDLGRATYESLFEVPLSRLHDDGALIDRQGRSLYGHLQERRQRAFAPSSRPLPFASATAKATTTTATTTTSGPVFGPGLEQALEQARRVLDAGLPVLVQGETGTGKEVFARELHRRCTRAGKPFVAVNCAALPEGLIEAELFGYEEGAFTGARKQGSPGLLRQAQGGVLFLDEIGDMPLALQPRLLRVLQDRELSPLGGGKPVKLDFALVCATHCDLDDAIAAGRFRPDLYYRIADHQVRIAAVREHDDRAGLVRALWSRLGGGRRLSAAALQALVDYGWPGNLRQLSSCLRTLVALSDDGALLDVERLPGYLRRPSAPSTPPPAVAVAAPGGGLEAMTAAAMRQALAECGGNVARAARRLGISRSTLYRRLGPGLRGS from the coding sequence ATGGCTTCACCATCGTTGCCGCCCCCCGTGGGCCGGGCCCGCCGTTCGTTCTTCGAGCGCGGCACCGCGCCGCTGGGCGGCGTACCGGAAACCATCCTGCAGTCGTGGTGCCGCTGCCGGCAGCAGGGACTGGCGGCCGATGCCCCGCCGGCGCTGGAGCCGGTGGCGGGCGGCCGCCTGCACGAGCTGCGCCAGCACCACGAGCGCCTGTGGCGGCTGGCGCGGGCCGAACTGGACGGGTTGTCCGGCGAACTGGCCGCCACCGACAGCATGGTGCTGTTGACCGACGCGGCCGGCTGGATCCTCGATGCCGAGGGCAGCCCGGGTTTCCTCGACCGCGCCGGCCGCGTGGCGCTGATGCCGGGCGTGTGCTGGGACGAGGCCACGGTGGGGACCAACGCCATCGGCACCGCGATCGTCGAAGGACGTTCGGTGCAGGTGCGCGGCGGCGAGCACTACCGCGCCCCGCACGGCATCCTCAGCTGTTCGGCCACGCCGATCTTCGATCCCTGCGGCACGCTGGTGGGCGTGCTCGACATCTCCGGCGACTCGCGCGTGCAGCACCTGCACGCGCCGGGCATGGCGCGGCAGGCGGTGGCGAGGATCGAGCACCGCTACTTCGAGCAGGGGATCGAGGGCGCCGAGCTGGTGCGGCTGCACCACGACCCGGCGTTGCTGGGCACCGTCCGCGAGGGCCTGCTGGCATTCCGCGGCGGGCGGCTGGTGGCGGCCAACCGGGTCGGGTTGAAGCTGTTCGGACTGGAGCGGCACGATCTCGGCCGGGCGACGTACGAGAGCCTGTTCGAGGTGCCGCTGTCGCGGTTGCACGACGATGGCGCGTTGATCGACCGACAGGGGCGTTCGCTGTACGGCCACCTGCAGGAACGCCGGCAACGAGCGTTCGCGCCATCCTCGCGGCCGCTGCCGTTCGCGTCGGCAACAGCAAAAGCCACAACAACAACAGCAACAACGACAACGAGCGGTCCGGTGTTCGGCCCGGGACTCGAGCAGGCGCTGGAACAGGCACGGCGGGTGCTCGATGCCGGCCTGCCGGTACTGGTGCAGGGCGAGACCGGCACCGGCAAGGAAGTGTTCGCGCGCGAACTGCATCGGCGCTGCACGCGCGCCGGCAAGCCGTTCGTGGCGGTGAACTGCGCGGCGTTGCCGGAGGGCCTGATCGAGGCCGAACTGTTCGGCTACGAGGAGGGCGCGTTCACCGGTGCGCGCAAGCAGGGCAGCCCGGGGTTGCTGCGCCAGGCCCAGGGTGGCGTGCTGTTCCTGGACGAGATCGGCGACATGCCGCTGGCGTTGCAGCCGCGCCTGCTGCGGGTGCTGCAGGACCGCGAGCTCTCGCCGCTGGGTGGCGGCAAGCCGGTGAAACTGGATTTCGCGCTGGTGTGCGCCACCCACTGCGACCTGGACGACGCCATCGCCGCTGGCCGCTTCCGGCCCGACCTGTACTACCGCATCGCCGACCACCAGGTGCGCATCGCCGCGGTGCGCGAGCATGACGACCGCGCCGGGCTGGTCCGCGCGCTGTGGTCGCGGCTGGGCGGCGGCCGCCGGCTGAGCGCGGCGGCCCTGCAGGCGCTGGTCGATTACGGCTGGCCGGGAAACCTGCGGCAGCTGTCGTCCTGCCTGCGCACCCTGGTGGCGCTCAGCGACGACGGCGCGCTGCTGGACGTGGAGCGCTTGCCGGGCTACCTGCGACGGCCCTCGGCACCATCGACTCCACCGCCGGCGGTGGCCGTCGCGGCTCCCGGCGGGGGGCTGGAAGCGATGACGGCCGCGGCGATGCGCCAGGCACTGGCCGAATGCGGCGGCAATGTCGCCCGCGCCGCGCGCCGGCTGGGCATCAGCCGCAGCACCCTGTACCGGCGGCTGGGGCCCGGGTTGCGCGGATCCTAG
- a CDS encoding TonB-dependent receptor, giving the protein MRRSSPCPALLALATLAALPAAAQQTVSTLDAVQVQVARVRAVDDFDLPASLSTLQAGDSGNRAQAQLAEALGGVPGLLARDRQNAAQDTQLSIRGFGARSGFGVRGVRLLMDGIPATMPDGQGQLSQFNLFGAERIEVLRGPFSALYGNSSGGVLQVWSGDGEQGDPWRLRAHYGNHDSRTLGAQLKGRQGPLRYNLAATDWRSDGYREHSAAQRQSLNARLGWELAPGRRLELLANHLDAPDAQDPLGLDRDQWRQDPRQATAVARQYDTRKSVRQSQLGLVLTEQGPSSTLRLMGYAGQRQVEQFLAIPPAAQASPLHAGGVIDLDSDFGGADLRWSWHGSLAGRALDVVVGTNADQQRQHRTGYENFIGHALGVRGRLRRDQHDRVHNLDQFAQAWWQPAPRWSLLAGVRHSRLWFRSDDHYLAPGNPDDSGRRDYGSTTPVAGVSFHANDDLRLYASLGRGFETPTFNELGYRADGGAGLALDLRAARSRNLEVGSKWRGRNGAALELALFRADTDDELAVASNSGGRSSYRNIGRTRRQGAEASWQQPLGSSAALQLAWTWVDAQVRDGYLACSGSPCLQPTGVVAAGSPLPGVPRQQAQLRGSWQPRDWEFAAEWVAASHTPVDDLGSEAAPGYGLVHLEASRRWDTARGPLRVFARVDNVLDRAHVGSVIVNDGNRRFYEPGPGRRFGLGAEWQWAR; this is encoded by the coding sequence ATGCGCCGATCCAGCCCCTGTCCCGCCCTGCTTGCCCTTGCCACCCTGGCCGCGTTGCCGGCCGCCGCCCAACAGACGGTGTCCACCCTGGACGCGGTGCAGGTGCAGGTCGCGCGGGTGCGGGCGGTGGACGATTTCGACCTGCCGGCCTCGCTGTCCACGCTCCAGGCCGGTGACAGTGGCAATCGCGCCCAAGCCCAGCTGGCCGAGGCGCTGGGCGGGGTGCCTGGGCTGCTGGCCCGAGACCGCCAGAACGCGGCCCAGGACACCCAGCTGTCGATCCGCGGCTTTGGCGCCCGTTCGGGCTTTGGTGTGCGCGGGGTGCGGCTGCTGATGGATGGCATCCCGGCAACGATGCCCGACGGCCAGGGCCAGCTGTCGCAGTTCAACCTGTTCGGGGCCGAGCGCATCGAGGTGCTGCGCGGGCCATTCTCGGCGCTGTACGGCAATTCCTCCGGCGGCGTGCTGCAGGTGTGGAGCGGCGATGGCGAACAGGGCGACCCGTGGCGGCTGCGGGCCCATTACGGCAACCACGACAGCCGGACCCTCGGCGCCCAGCTCAAGGGCCGGCAGGGGCCGCTGCGCTACAACCTGGCCGCCACCGACTGGCGCAGCGACGGCTACCGCGAACACAGCGCCGCGCAGCGCCAGTCACTCAATGCACGGCTGGGCTGGGAGCTGGCCCCGGGGCGGCGGCTGGAGCTGCTGGCCAACCACCTCGATGCGCCCGATGCACAGGATCCGCTCGGGCTGGACCGCGACCAGTGGCGGCAGGACCCGCGCCAGGCCACCGCCGTGGCCCGCCAGTACGACACGCGAAAGAGCGTGCGCCAGTCGCAGCTGGGCCTGGTGCTGACCGAGCAGGGTCCGTCCAGCACGCTGCGGTTGATGGGCTATGCCGGCCAGCGCCAGGTCGAGCAGTTCCTGGCGATCCCGCCCGCCGCCCAGGCCAGCCCGCTGCACGCCGGCGGAGTGATCGATCTGGACAGCGACTTCGGCGGCGCCGACCTGCGCTGGTCCTGGCACGGCAGCTTGGCCGGGCGCGCGCTGGACGTGGTGGTGGGGACCAATGCCGACCAGCAGCGCCAGCACCGCACCGGCTACGAGAACTTCATCGGCCACGCGCTGGGCGTGCGCGGTCGGCTGCGCCGCGACCAGCACGACCGCGTCCACAACCTCGACCAGTTCGCCCAGGCCTGGTGGCAACCCGCGCCGCGCTGGTCGCTGCTGGCCGGCGTGCGCCACAGCCGCCTGTGGTTCCGCTCCGACGACCATTACCTGGCCCCGGGCAACCCGGACGACAGCGGGCGCCGTGACTACGGATCGACCACGCCGGTGGCCGGGGTCAGCTTCCACGCCAACGACGACCTGCGCCTGTACGCCTCACTGGGCCGTGGCTTCGAGACCCCGACCTTCAACGAACTGGGATATCGCGCCGATGGCGGCGCCGGGCTGGCGCTGGACCTGCGCGCCGCGCGCAGCCGCAACCTGGAAGTGGGCAGCAAATGGCGCGGCCGCAATGGCGCGGCGCTGGAACTGGCGCTGTTCCGCGCCGATACCGACGACGAGCTGGCGGTAGCCAGCAATTCCGGCGGGCGCAGCAGCTACCGCAACATCGGCCGCACCCGCCGCCAGGGCGCCGAAGCCAGCTGGCAGCAGCCGCTGGGCAGCAGCGCCGCGCTGCAGCTGGCCTGGACCTGGGTGGATGCGCAGGTACGCGATGGGTACCTGGCCTGCAGCGGCTCGCCCTGCCTGCAGCCGACCGGCGTGGTCGCTGCCGGTTCGCCGCTGCCGGGCGTGCCGCGCCAGCAGGCGCAGCTGCGGGGGAGCTGGCAACCGCGGGACTGGGAATTTGCCGCGGAATGGGTGGCGGCCAGCCACACCCCGGTGGACGACCTCGGCAGCGAGGCCGCCCCTGGCTATGGCCTGGTGCACCTGGAGGCCTCGCGCCGGTGGGACACGGCGCGCGGCCCGCTGCGGGTATTTGCCAGGGTGGACAACGTGCTCGACCGGGCCCATGTGGGCTCGGTGATCGTCAACGACGGCAACCGCCGCTTCTACGAACCGGGCCCGGGCCGGCGCTTCGGCCTGGGCGCGGAGTGGCAGTGGGCGCGCTGA
- a CDS encoding amino acid aminotransferase produces MSFFANVEQVPGDPILGLTEAYNADTRPTKVNLGVGIYYDENGRIPLLRAVNRIEQQLALDARPRGYLPIDGLPAYTQATQKLVFGAESPLLAAGRVATSQTIGGSGALRVGADLLHRLLPHATVAISNPSWENHRAVFGAAGFEVVDYTYFDSASHGLDFAGMLADLGRLEPGTVVLLHACCHNPTGADLSVGQWKQVAALLKERQLFPFIDMAYQGFDKGLEEDGVAVRIVADAGIDSFIVANSYSKSFSLYGERIGALSVVAPDATAARAVQSQVKRIIRTIYSSPSAHGAALVAGVLNSPELRQMWEQELTEMRERIHALRAGMVQKLAALGAPEFGFIQQQAGMFSYSGLSRSQVDRLREEYGIYAVGTGRICVAALSNSNLDYVARAVYDVSR; encoded by the coding sequence GTGTCCTTCTTTGCAAATGTGGAACAGGTTCCAGGCGATCCGATCCTGGGCCTGACCGAGGCCTACAACGCCGACACCCGCCCGACCAAGGTCAACCTCGGCGTGGGCATCTACTACGACGAGAACGGCCGCATCCCGCTGCTGCGCGCCGTCAACCGCATCGAGCAGCAGCTGGCGCTGGACGCGCGTCCGCGCGGCTACCTGCCGATCGACGGCCTGCCGGCCTACACCCAGGCCACGCAGAAGCTGGTGTTCGGGGCCGAATCGCCGCTGCTGGCCGCCGGCCGCGTGGCCACCTCGCAGACCATCGGCGGCAGCGGTGCGCTGCGCGTGGGCGCGGACCTGCTGCACCGGCTGCTGCCGCACGCCACGGTGGCCATCAGCAACCCGAGCTGGGAAAACCACCGCGCGGTGTTCGGTGCGGCCGGCTTCGAGGTCGTGGACTACACCTATTTCGACAGCGCCAGCCACGGTCTGGACTTCGCCGGCATGCTGGCCGACCTGGGCAGGCTGGAGCCGGGCACCGTGGTGCTGCTGCACGCCTGTTGCCACAACCCGACCGGCGCGGACCTGAGCGTTGGGCAGTGGAAGCAGGTTGCCGCGCTGCTCAAGGAACGCCAGCTGTTCCCGTTCATCGACATGGCCTACCAGGGCTTCGACAAGGGCCTGGAAGAAGACGGCGTGGCGGTGCGCATCGTGGCCGATGCCGGCATCGACAGCTTCATCGTCGCCAACTCCTACTCCAAGTCGTTCTCGCTGTATGGCGAGCGCATCGGGGCGCTGTCGGTGGTCGCCCCGGATGCGACCGCGGCCCGCGCGGTGCAGTCGCAGGTCAAGCGCATCATCCGCACCATCTACTCCAGCCCGTCGGCCCATGGCGCGGCGCTGGTGGCTGGGGTGCTCAACAGCCCCGAGCTGCGGCAGATGTGGGAGCAGGAACTGACCGAGATGCGCGAGCGCATCCACGCCCTGCGGGCCGGCATGGTGCAGAAGCTGGCCGCGCTCGGCGCGCCGGAGTTCGGCTTCATCCAGCAGCAGGCCGGCATGTTTTCCTACTCGGGCCTGAGCCGCTCGCAGGTCGACCGCCTGCGTGAGGAATACGGCATCTACGCCGTGGGCACCGGCCGCATCTGCGTGGCCGCGCTGAGCAACAGCAACCTGGATTACGTGGCCCGCGCGGTCTACGACGTCAGCCGCTGA
- a CDS encoding sugar kinase, with the protein MSRTRVVCFGELLLRLGAPGKQLLLQTPQLDVHAGGAEANVGVSLAHFGHAVAMVSVVADNPLGAAVTGELRRHGVDTTHVRTARGRMGLYFLTTGAGHRPSEVVYDRADSAFALASPEGWDWKSLLEDAQWLHLSGVSPALGAQAAQATLAAARAACELGVKVSFDGNFRPKLWERWGGDARAVLRDLFDCAHILFADHRDIGVVLGGEFGQDDAQARVDAAATQAFAVFPRLQYMACTQRTAHSVDQHSLGAMLLGRDGTRAVAPEEQLVGIVDRIGGGDAFAAGVLHGLIEGFDADSTIRFGLAAGCLKHSIPGDFNPVGVADVQALVGEGRFDVRR; encoded by the coding sequence ATGAGCCGTACCCGAGTTGTCTGTTTTGGAGAGCTGTTGCTGCGCCTGGGCGCGCCGGGGAAACAACTGCTGCTGCAGACCCCGCAGCTCGACGTGCATGCCGGCGGCGCGGAGGCCAACGTCGGCGTTTCGCTGGCGCATTTCGGCCATGCCGTGGCCATGGTCAGCGTGGTGGCCGACAACCCGCTGGGCGCGGCGGTGACCGGCGAGCTGCGCCGGCACGGCGTGGATACCACCCATGTGCGCACCGCGCGCGGCCGCATGGGCCTGTACTTCCTGACCACCGGCGCCGGCCACCGGCCCAGCGAGGTGGTCTACGACCGCGCCGACTCGGCCTTTGCCCTGGCCAGCCCGGAGGGCTGGGACTGGAAGTCGCTGCTGGAAGATGCGCAATGGCTGCACCTGTCCGGGGTCAGCCCGGCGCTGGGCGCGCAAGCCGCGCAGGCCACCCTGGCTGCAGCGCGCGCCGCCTGCGAACTCGGGGTCAAGGTGTCCTTCGATGGCAACTTCCGGCCGAAGCTGTGGGAGCGCTGGGGCGGGGATGCCCGGGCGGTGCTGCGCGACCTGTTCGACTGCGCCCACATCCTGTTTGCCGACCATCGCGACATCGGCGTGGTGCTGGGTGGCGAGTTCGGCCAGGACGACGCGCAGGCGCGGGTCGATGCCGCCGCCACGCAGGCCTTCGCCGTGTTCCCGCGGCTGCAGTACATGGCCTGCACGCAGCGCACGGCACACAGCGTGGACCAGCATTCACTCGGCGCCATGCTGCTCGGCCGCGACGGCACCCGCGCGGTGGCCCCGGAAGAACAGCTGGTCGGTATCGTCGACCGCATCGGTGGCGGCGATGCCTTTGCCGCCGGCGTGCTGCATGGGCTGATCGAGGGCTTCGATGCTGATTCAACGATCCGCTTCGGGCTGGCCGCCGGCTGCCTGAAGCATTCGATTCCCGGTGATTTCAATCCGGTCGGCGTGGCCGACGTACAGGCCCTGGTGGGCGAAGGAAGGTTCGATGTCAGGCGCTGA